Proteins from a single region of Salvelinus sp. IW2-2015 unplaced genomic scaffold, ASM291031v2 Un_scaffold1013, whole genome shotgun sequence:
- the slc25a47a gene encoding solute carrier family 25 member 47-A: MHIADFAAGSIGGACGVAVGYPLDTVKVRIQTQKQFTGIWHCFITTLSKEGVHGFFKGMSLPVTTVSMTSSVVFGMYRNCRQCLSQLRGGPGTPNTKLEIFLSGLAGGVATVTVMSPGDIVKVRLQCQTESMRARKGANLPKPKYRGPVHCLLTIVREEGVLGLYRGALPLMLRDGPSYATYFLTYSTLCEWFTPTGKKGPEWTGVMLAGGVAGMTGWTVGTPMDVIKARLQMDGARDIKRYKGFVHCITETVRVEGSGVFFRSLGINCLRAFPVNMVVFATYELLVGFLRTQPDAIEPPKLEFE; the protein is encoded by the exons ATGCATATTGCCGATTTCGCGGCAGGATCCATAGGAG GGGCATGTGGTGTTGCTGTGGGCTATCCTCTTGATACAGTAAAG GTGAGGATACAAACTCAGAAGCAGTTCACTGGAATTTGGCATTGCTTCATAACAACGTTATCTAAAGAAGGG GTCCATGGCTTCTTCAAAGGGATGTCCCTGCCTGTTACCACGGTTTCCATGACTTCCTCTGTGGTGTTTGGGATGTACAGGAACTGCCGTCAGTGTCTCAGTCAGCTGAGGGGAGGACCAGGAACCCCAAACACCAAACTAGAAATCTTCCTCTCCGGCCTGGCTGGCGGTGTGGCTACG GTGACAGTGATGTCACCAGGCGACATCGTGAAAGTCAGGCTGCAGTGTCAGACAGAGTCCATGCGAGCCAGAAAGGGGGCCAACTTGCCCAAACCCAAGTACCGCGGCCCCGTCCACTGTCTCCTGACCATCGTCAGAGAGGAGGGGGTACTGGGGCTCTACAGGGGAGCTCTGCCTCTCATGCTGAGAGACGGACCGTCCTACGCCACCTACTTCCTGACTTACAGCACACTCTGTGAGTGGTTCACCCCGACTGGAAAGAAGGGACCAG AGTGGACAGGGGTGATGCTGGCTGGCGGGGTGGCTGGTATGACCGGCTGGACAGTGGGTACGCCCATGGACGTGATTAAGGCCCGCCTCCAGATGGACGGAGCCAGGGATATCAAGAGATACAAGGGCTTTGTCCACTGCATCACAGAGACAGTCAGGGTGGAGGGGTCAGGGGTGTTCTTTAGGAGCTTGGGTATCAACTGTCTACGTGCCTTCCCTGTCAACATGGTGGTGTTCGCGACCTATGAACTCCTGGTCGGCTTCCTCAGAACACAGCCTGATGCTATAGAGCCCCCCAAACTAGAGTTTGAGTAG
- the slc25a29 gene encoding mitochondrial basic amino acids transporter has protein sequence MDFLAGCIGGAAGVLVGHPFDTVKVRLQVQNVDKPLYRGTYHCFQSIVRQESMFGLYKGIGSPMMGLTFINAIVFGVQGNAMRYLGHDTPMNQFLAGAAAGTIQCVICCPMELAKTRMQMQGTGEKKSKRKLYKNSLDCLARIYKREGLSGVNRGMVTTLIRETPGFGVYFLAYDVLTRSIGCEPDDPYMIPKLLFAGGMSGIASWLSTYPVDVIKSRLQADGVGGVYQYTSIADCVRQSVRREGLRVFTRGLTSTLLRAFPVNAATFATVTLVLLYARGVEEGPKDCELGPPNTAHHTQLPQQTQASSL, from the exons ATGGACTTTCTCGCTGGCTGCATTGGAG GTGCTGCCGGAGTCTTAGTAGGACACCCTTTTGACACGGTTAAG gtgagACTCCAGGTTCAGAATGTGGACAAGCCTCTCTACCGCGGGACCTACCACTGTTTCCAGTCCATCGTTCGGCAGGAGTCG atGTTTGGGCTGTACAAAGGCATCGGCTCCCCCATGATGGGCCTAACCTTCATCAACGCCATAGTGTTTGGAGTGCAGGGAAACGCTATGCGTTACCTGGGCCATGACACCCCTATGAACCAGTTCCTGGCCGGGGCTGCAGCCGGAACCATCCAGTGTGTCATCTGCTGCCCCATGGAGCTGGCCAAGACACGCATGCAGATGCAAG GCACTGGGGAGAAGAAGTCCAAGAGGAAGCTGTACAAGAACTCCCTGGACTGTCTGGCCCGTATCTACAAGCGGGAGGGGCTGTCGGGGGTGAACCGTGGCATGGTTACCACGCTGATCCGAGAAACCCCCGGTTTCGGAGTCTACTTCCTGGCCTATGACGTCCTGACTCGCTCCATTGGCTGTGAACCTGACGACCCCTACATGATCCCCAAACTGCTATTCGCCGGTGGGATGTCCGGGATTGCCTCTTGGCTCTCCACCTATCCAGTGGACGTGATTAAGTCCCGCCTCCAGGCGGATGGGGTGGGTGGGGTCTACCAGTACACCAGCATCGCTGACTGCGTGCGGCAGAGCGTGAGGAGGGAGGGGCTCAGAGTGTTCACACGAGGTCTTACCTCCACCCTGCTCAGAGCGTTTCCCGTCAATGCTGCCACCTTCGCCACCGTCACGCTGGTGCTGCTGTACGCACGGGGAGTGGAAGAGGGGCCCAAAGACTGTGAGCTGGGGCCCCCCAACACAGCTCACCACACACAGCTACCGCAGCAGACCCAGGCTTCCAGCTTGTGA